A single Drosophila ananassae strain 14024-0371.13 chromosome 3L, ASM1763931v2, whole genome shotgun sequence DNA region contains:
- the LOC6494822 gene encoding proton-coupled folate transporter: MSRPDEAPIIGSDDDEPLETGFGPPPSNQTFFSRLKPRTLLLEPAVFLVFFGKFLADAVYQNQILYHTCVTIMKFNATECEPFLGTDRASDQVKKIEGQVQEYASTITMISTMLESAVPAIVSLFLGPWSDKFGRRPILLSTYTGYLVSAIIMIVLTQIARATSISPWWFLLSSVPMVFSGGTCALITILYCHVSDVATEDKRAMRMVTMEACLGLGMLAGGVASGYIYSAIGAATLYILVASIIFVALVYVYFVKESLKSENIQTGSRIREFFRLDLAKDLVRTCIRKRENYDRAIIGMVIMSLAMCVFAMEGEATVNYMFMRKQFDYTVQDYSIFNSARVVIQIVGSIIAMILLRRLFRLSNVSMTLLAFACCVLEATVRATAVYRSEMYLALVVGMMRGVMSPMTKAILSNVTPSSELGKVFSLTTSLQSISPLGAAPLYMAVYKATVEVYPGVFNFISVGLYSMCYIMSAAVFGIQKSMVGTGVYQVL, translated from the exons ATGTCACGACCAGATGAGGCGCCAATTATTGGCAGCGACGATGACGAGCCACTGGAAACCGGATTTGGGCCCCCGCCCTCGAATCAGACCTTTTTCAGCCGACTGAAGCCACGAACTCTGCTGTTGGAGCCCGCCGTATTTCTAGTTTTCTTCGGCAAATTTCTAGCAG ATGCTGTGTACCAGAATCAGATACTCTACCATACCTGCGTGACGATCATGAAATTCAATGCCACCGAGTGTGAGCCATTTCTCGGCACGGATCGTGCTTCCGACCAAGTTAAG AAGATCGAGGGCCAAGTTCAGGAATATGCTTCCACCATAACCATGATTAGTACTATGCTGGAGAGTGCGGTTCCCGCCATCGTAAGCCTGTTCCTGGGCCCCTGGTCCGATAAATTTGGCAGGAGACCCATCCTACTGTCCACCTACACAG GTTACCTCGTAAGTGCAATTATAATGATAGTACTCACACAAATAGCAAGGGCCACTAGCATTAGTCCCTGGTGGTTCCTGCTCTCCTCCGTCCCAATGGTCTTCAGTGGCGGCACCTGTGCCCTGATCACCATTCTCTACTGCCATGTTTCCGATGTGGCCACCGAGGATAAGCGAGCCATGAG AATGGTGACCATGGAGGCTTGCTTGGGCCTAGGAATGCTAGCAGGCGGAGTAGCCAGTGGTTACATCTATTCCGCCATTGGAGCAGCAACCCTTTATATTCTCGTGGCTTCCATTATCTTTGTGGCTCTGGTCTACGTCTATTTTGTAAAGGAGAGTCTCAAGTCCGAAAATATTCAAACAGGG TCCCGCATCAGAGAGTTTTTCCGTCTGGATTTGGCAAAAGACCTCGTAAGGACTTGCATCCGAAAGCGAGAGAACTATGATCGGGCTATTATTGGAATGGTGATCATGTCTCTGGCCATGTGTGTCTTTGCCATGG AGGGCGAGGCCACAGTAAACTACATGTTCATGAGAAAACAATTCGATTATACGGTTCAGGACTATAGTATTTTCAATTCCGCCCGCGTTGTAATCCAAATAGTGGGCAGCATCATTGCCATGATCCTGCTGCGTCGTTTGTTCCGCCTTTCCAATGTATCCATGACTCTCCTGGCCTTTGCCTGCTGTGTCCTCGAGGCCACGGTTCGGGCTACGGCCGTATACCGAAGTGAGATGTACTTGGCTCTAGTCGTGGGAATGATGCGGGGAGTCATGTCGCCGATGACCAAAGCCATTTTATCAAATGTGACACCAAGCTCGGAGTTGG GTAAAGTTTTCTCTCTAACCACTTCATTGCAATCCATATCGCCCTTGGGGGCAGCTCCACTTTATATGGCCGTCTACAAGGCCACAGTGGAGGTGTATCCTGGCGTCTTCAACTTCATTAGCGTGGGACTCTACTCCATGTGCTATATCATGTCGGC AGCGGTCTTTGGAATTCAAAAATCAATGGTTGGCACTGGTGTGTACCAGGTTTTATAA
- the LOC6494821 gene encoding proton-coupled folate transporter yields the protein MQRDDTEALVGEVEGGPMQEPRSLNPAEVSSSSNKEASPPPRHDHRSYRWFILEPAVFLIFFARYLIGAVYQNQILYQTCVTIMEFNATECEPLRGIDPGTDEVKKIEVVVQKYSANIMMATSLLESIIPAFVSLFLGPWSDKFGRRPVLLTTFTGYLTGATILIVITWITMSRNISPWWFLLSSVPSVLSGGTCALITGIYCYISDVTKEEKSFRMVLNEASLCTGMMVGNVASGYIYAATNAVTLFVIAGSLMALALAFVYLFVPESLNPANIHTGSRIREFFRFDLVKDLVNTAIKRRPNFDRAIIWLTMIALTIAIFDMEGEGTVNYMFMQEKFNWTIKDFSLFNASRIIIQIVGSIVGMIVLRRILKVSIVSMAMLSLACCVLESTVRATAVYWQELYLGMTLGMMRGVMGPMCRAILSHVAPSTEVGKIFALTTSMESVSPLGAAPLYTIVYRKTVEFYPGAFNFISAALYFVCYILIAAIFGIQKSLTNTSVYQAIGS from the exons ATGCAGCGCGATGATACTGAGGCGTTGGTGGGCGAGGTAGAGGGCGGCCCGATGCAGGAGCCACGCAGTCTGAACCCCGCCGAGGTATCTTCGTCCAGCAATAAAGAGGCATCCCCGCCCCCGAGACATGATCATAGAAGCTACCGCTGGTTCATCCTCGAGCCCGCAGTTTTTCTCATCTTCTTCGCTAGATATCTAATTG GGGCGGTTTACCAAAATCAGATCCTCTACCAGACCTGTGTCACCATCATGGAGTTCAATGCCACGGAATGCGAGCCGTTGCGGGGCATTGATCCTGGAACAGATGAGGTTAAA AAAATTGAAGTTGTAGTACAAAAATATTCGGCGAATATTATGATGGCAACCTCCTTGTTGGAGAGCATAATCCCGGCATTTGTGAGCTTGTTCCTGGGTCCCTGGTCGGACAAGTTTGGGAGGCGGCCCGTCCTCCTAACTACCTTTACAG gcTATCTTACAGGCGCCACCATACTAATTGTGATAACTTGGATAACGATGTCTAGAAACATCAGCCCTTGGTGGTTCCTGTTGTCTTCCGTTCCCTCGGTCTTGAGTGGCGGAACGTGTGCCTTGATCACAGGAATCTATTGCTACATATCTGATGTGACCAAGGAGGAGAAGAGCTTTAG AATGGTCCTTAACGAGGCTTCTTTGTGCACGGGCATGATGGTGGGTAATGTGGCAAGTGGTTACATTTATGCCGCCACGAATGCCGTCACCTTATTCGTAATAGCTGGTTCCCTGATGGCTCTGGCTTTGGCGTTCGTCTACTTATTTGTTCCCGAGAGCTTAAATCCTGCCAATATTCACACAGGA TCCCGAATCCGTGAATTCTTCCGCTTTGATTTGGTGAAGGATCTAGTCAACACTGCCATTAAAAGACGACCCAACTTCGATCGTGCCATTATCTGGCTGACAATGATTGCACTGACAATAGCTATATTCGATATGG AGGGCGAGGGAACTGTCAACTACATGTTTATGCAGGAGAAGTTCAACTGGACCATCAAGGACTTCAGCCTTTTCAACGCCTCTCGCATAATCATCCAGATTGTGGGCAGTATCGTAGGCATGATTGTTCTCCGCCGCATCCTCAAAGTCTCAATTGTTAGCATGGCTATGCTGTCACTTGCCTGCTGTGTTTTGGAGAGTACAGTACGAGCTACTGCCGTTTATTGGCAGGAATTGTACCTGGGAATGACGTTGGGAATGATGCGCGGCGTCATGGGGCCGATGTGCCGCGCCATTCTGTCTCACGTTGCTCCCAGCACGGAAGTGG GAAAAATATTCGCACTGACCACGTCTATGGAATCCGTGTCACCACTTGGAGCTGCTCCTCTGTACACTATTGTCTACAGAAAAACAGTGGAATTTTATCCCGGAGCTTTTAATTTTATCAGCGCAGCACTATACTTTGTGTGCTACATTCTCATTGC TGCGATTTTCGGCATCCAGAAATCTCTGACCAACACCAGCGTTTACCAGGCCATAGGCAGTTAA
- the LOC6494820 gene encoding pre-mRNA-splicing factor 38, which translates to MANRTVKEAKNVHGTNPQYLIEKIIRSRIYDSKYWKEQCFALTAELLVDKAMELRFVGGVYGGNIKPTQFLCLTLKMLQIQPEKDIVVEFIKNEEFKYVRALGAFYLRLTGAALDCYKYLEPLYIDNRKLRRQNRAGQFEIVYMDEYIDELLRNDRVCDIILPRIQKRTILEENNEIEPKVSVLDEDLDDELPSDEEKAEEKEASRAKDKDSSSVRRPRRARSKSRSRSRDRGNRPAQSTNRSRDYYDELEEYDRQRNRARNREPQFEEHDRRQDRDRDRQDRDRMRERERDRERQDRDRYGDRDRRERDREWDRERERDRGSRHDQRERDSRGERERRRY; encoded by the coding sequence ATGGCAAACCGCACAGTGAAGGAGGCGAAAAACGTGCACGGCACCAACCCGCAATACCTCATCGAGAAGATCATCCGGTCTCGCATCTACGATTCAAAGTACTGGAAGGAGCAATGCTTTGCTCTCACGGCAGAGCTGCTGGTGGACAAGGCCATGGAGCTTCGTTTTGTGGGCGGCGTCTACGGCGGTAACATCAAGCCCACTCAGTTCCTCTGCCTGACTCTGAAAATGCTGCAAATCCAGCCGGAAAAGGATATCGTTGTAGAGTTTATCAAGAACGAGGAGTTCAAGTACGTTCGCGCATTGGGCGCCTTTTACCTGAGACTCACGGGTGCCGCACTGGACTGCTATAAATACCTGGAGCCACTGTACATCGACAATCGGAAATTGCGGCGCCAGAATCGTGCCGGCCAGTTTGAAATTGTGTACATGGACGAGTACATAGACGAGCTGCTGCGCAATGATCGCGTGTGCGACATCATACTGCCGCGTATCCAGAAGCGTACTATTCTGGAAGAGAACAACGAGATTGAGCCGAAAGTCTCTGTCCTGGATGAAGATCTGGATGACGAACTGCCCAGCGACGAGGAGAAGGCTGAAGAAAAGGAGGCCAGTCGAGCGAAGGACAAGGACTCGTCATCAGTGAGGCGACCAAGAAGAGCTCGCTCAAAGTCCAGGTCACGGAGCAGGGATCGCGGAAACCGACCAGCCCAGAGCACCAACCGCTCCCGGGACTACTACGATGAGCTGGAGGAGTACGATCGGCAGCGTAATCGAGCCCGTAACCGAGAGCCCCAGTTCGAGGAGCATGATCGACGACAGGATCGAGACCGGGACCGCCAGGACAGGGACAGGATGCGAGAACGGGAGCGTGACCGTGAGCGCCAGGATAGAGACAGATACGGCGACAGGGATCGCCGGGAACGAGACCGAGAATGGGACCGAGAACGTGAACGGGATCGCGGCAGTCGGCACGACCAGCGGGAGCGGGATTCGCGGGGAGAACGCGAACGGCGCCGCTACtaa
- the LOC6495794 gene encoding charged multivesicular body protein 4c isoform X2, which yields MSFFGKMFGGKKEVAPTTGEAIQKLRETENMLIKKQEFLEAKIEDELNIARKNASKNKRVALQALKKKKRLEKQLQQIDGTLSTIEMQREALESANTNTAVLTTMKGAADALKSAHQNMDVDKVHDMMDDIAEQQDVAREISDAISNPVAFGADLDDEDLERELDELEQENFDKEIIGIPEPTPTLPEAPTEDLPEKAKEKKKAVPTTTVADDDDPDMKQLLSWST from the exons ATGAGTTTCTTCGGGAAGATGTTTGGCGGCAAGAAGGAGGTGGCCCCCACGACAGGCGAGGCGATACAGAAGCTGCGAGAGACTGAGAACATGCTTATCAAGAAGCAGGAGTTCCTCGAGGCCAAGATCGAGGACGAGCTGAACATAGCCCGCAAGAATGCATCCAAAAACAAACGAG TGGCCCTGCAAGCCCTCAAAAAGAAGAAGCGCCTGGAGAAGCAGCTCCAACAGATCGACGGCACGCTGTCCACCATTGAGATGCAGCGCGAGGCTCTGGAGAGCGCCAACACAAACACTGCCGTCTTGACCACAATGAAGGGAGCCGCCGATGCCCTCAAGAGCGCCCACCAGAATAT GGATGTGGACAAGGTGCACGACATGATGGACGATATTGCCGAACAGCAGGACGTGGCCCGCGAAATCTCCGATGCCATTTCCAATCCTGTGGCCTTCGGGGCAGATCTCGATGACGAGGACCTCGAGCGGGAACTCGACGAACTCGAACAGGAGAACTTTGATAAGGAAATCATTGGTATTCCCGAGCCGACACCAACATTGCCAGAAGCACCTACAGAAGATTTGCCTGAGAAGGCCAAGGAGAAGAAGAAGGCGGTGCCAACGACAACAGTTGCTGACGATG ATGATCCAGACATGAAGCAGCTCTTGTCGTGGTCCACCTAA
- the LOC6495794 gene encoding charged multivesicular body protein 4c isoform X1, which translates to MSFFGKMFGGKKEVAPTTGEAIQKLRETENMLIKKQEFLEAKIEDELNIARKNASKNKRELALQALKKKKRLEKQLQQIDGTLSTIEMQREALESANTNTAVLTTMKGAADALKSAHQNMDVDKVHDMMDDIAEQQDVAREISDAISNPVAFGADLDDEDLERELDELEQENFDKEIIGIPEPTPTLPEAPTEDLPEKAKEKKKAVPTTTVADDDDPDMKQLLSWST; encoded by the exons ATGAGTTTCTTCGGGAAGATGTTTGGCGGCAAGAAGGAGGTGGCCCCCACGACAGGCGAGGCGATACAGAAGCTGCGAGAGACTGAGAACATGCTTATCAAGAAGCAGGAGTTCCTCGAGGCCAAGATCGAGGACGAGCTGAACATAGCCCGCAAGAATGCATCCAAAAACAAACGAG AAC TGGCCCTGCAAGCCCTCAAAAAGAAGAAGCGCCTGGAGAAGCAGCTCCAACAGATCGACGGCACGCTGTCCACCATTGAGATGCAGCGCGAGGCTCTGGAGAGCGCCAACACAAACACTGCCGTCTTGACCACAATGAAGGGAGCCGCCGATGCCCTCAAGAGCGCCCACCAGAATAT GGATGTGGACAAGGTGCACGACATGATGGACGATATTGCCGAACAGCAGGACGTGGCCCGCGAAATCTCCGATGCCATTTCCAATCCTGTGGCCTTCGGGGCAGATCTCGATGACGAGGACCTCGAGCGGGAACTCGACGAACTCGAACAGGAGAACTTTGATAAGGAAATCATTGGTATTCCCGAGCCGACACCAACATTGCCAGAAGCACCTACAGAAGATTTGCCTGAGAAGGCCAAGGAGAAGAAGAAGGCGGTGCCAACGACAACAGTTGCTGACGATG ATGATCCAGACATGAAGCAGCTCTTGTCGTGGTCCACCTAA
- the LOC116654754 gene encoding uncharacterized protein LOC116654754 gives MDAITIFGMIYWLICMILFGPLMFFVSVYLPEVPVRYVKSLRQQT, from the coding sequence ATGGACGCCATAACTATTTTTGGCATGATCTACTGGCTGATCTGCATGATATTGTTCGGGCCATTAATGTTCTTTGTCTCCGTTTATCTGCCGGAAGTCCCCGTACGATATGTGAAGAGTCTGAGGCAGCAGACCTGA
- the LOC6494819 gene encoding uncharacterized protein LOC6494819 isoform X2, producing MDSVKSFFAGSSKDANMANNQQSNGLGSAISSRWGRSWSTSSQQADPDPTTSNFSASKSANPCDAKRKDSDSYFYIMWRA from the exons ATGGATAGCGTAAAGTCGTTCTTCGCCGGATCCAGCAAAGACGCCAACATGGCCAACAACCAGCAGTCGAATGGTCTGGGCTCCGCCATAAGCAGTCGCTGGGGGCGCAGCTGGAGCACCAGCTCCCAGCAGGCCGATCCGGATCCCACCACCTCGAATTTCTCGGCCAGCAAGAGTGCCAATCCGTGTGATGCCAAGCGGAAGGACAGTGATAGTTACTTCTATATAAT GTGGCGCGCTTGA
- the LOC6494819 gene encoding uncharacterized protein LOC6494819 isoform X1: protein MPGHAFFQCDQNGCAKRFSSSLGNCSILLLLLECTERSWWNCVKLIGLSFPLRVPCFSPSRHLEVIICGSFINFGRFCGGSTTHTHTNPANRSEISIEGRTMDSVKSFFAGSSKDANMANNQQSNGLGSAISSRWGRSWSTSSQQADPDPTTSNFSASKSANPCDAKRKDSDSYFYIMWRA, encoded by the exons ATGCCAGGCCATGCCTTTTTTCAGTGCGATCAAAACGGTTGTGCAAAACGGTTCTCCTCCTCGCTCGGAAATTGTTCGAttttgcttctgctgctggAGTGCACTGAGAGAAGTTGGTGGAATTGTGTCAAATTAATTGGATTGAGTTTCCCGTTGAGAGTGCCGTGCTTTTCGCCAAGTCGCCATTTGGAAGTGATAATTTGCGGTAG CTTTATCAATTTCGGGCGTTTCTGTGGAGGCTCGACGACACATACACACACCAATCCAGCCAATCGGAGTGAAATCAGCATCGAGGGTCGCACCATGGATAGCGTAAAGTCGTTCTTCGCCGGATCCAGCAAAGACGCCAACATGGCCAACAACCAGCAGTCGAATGGTCTGGGCTCCGCCATAAGCAGTCGCTGGGGGCGCAGCTGGAGCACCAGCTCCCAGCAGGCCGATCCGGATCCCACCACCTCGAATTTCTCGGCCAGCAAGAGTGCCAATCCGTGTGATGCCAAGCGGAAGGACAGTGATAGTTACTTCTATATAAT GTGGCGCGCTTGA
- the LOC6495795 gene encoding 5'-AMP-activated protein kinase subunit beta-1, whose product MGNAGSSTVHMRERHKSTDLSTPSSPANFRDSVAAGGGAGGGGGGGGAAAALGGAGAGGQAFSFDKKHTAVLNEGSLQDDDDPYYAGTGTGAGTRRTADSVEATAGEHLIMDSTEEEQVAAAAGSGNLSIIGSGDDDEPKKTALPTVLRWDGGGKNVTISGTFSNWKPISMVRSHGNFVTIIDLPEGDHQYKFCVDGEWKHDPKLKSVENDEGQKNNLVSVRASDFEVFQALAKDSENVTNYAEKEYSQEVPQVKPWEKVSGPPVLPPHLLQVILNKDTPLSCEPTLLPEPNHVMLNHLYALSIKDGVMVLSATHRYRKKYVTTLLYKPI is encoded by the exons ATGGGCAACGCGGGCAGCTCCACAGTGCACATGAGAGAGCGCCACAAGTCGACCGACCTCTCCACCCCGAGCTCTCCAGCAAATTTCCGCGACTCGGTTGCAGCTGGTGGTGGGGCTGGAGggggcggcggcggtggtgggGCAGCAGCAGCTTTAGGCGGAGCCGGAGCGGGAGGCCAAGCTTTCTCGTTCGACAAGAAACACACGGCAGTCTTAAACGAGGGCTCGTTGCAAGACGACGACGACCCATACTACGCGGGCACTGGAACCGGAGCGGGTACCAGGCGCACAGCTGATAGCGTCGAGGCAACAGCTGGCGAACACTTAATCATGGACAGcacggaggaggagcaggttgctgctgctgcgggaTCCGGCAACTTATCCATCATTggcagcggcgacgacgacgaACCCAAGAAGACTGCCCTGCCCACAGTGTTGCGATGGGATGGCGGTGGCAAGAATGTGACTATATCTGGTACCTTCTCCAACTGGAAGCCCATTTCGATGGTCCGGAGCCATGGTAATTTTGTGACCATCATCGATCTGCCCGAGGGCGACCATCAGTACAAGTTCTGTGTGGACGGAGAATGGAAACACGATCCCAAGCTG AAAAGCGTAGAGAATGACGAGGGACAGAAGAATAACTTGGTGTCGGTGCGGGCATCGGACTTTGAGGTGTTCCAGGCCCTGGCCAAGGACAGTGAGAACGTTACCAACTATGCCGAGAAGGAGTACTCGCAGGAGGTGCCGCAGGTGAAGCCCTGGGAGAAGGTATCCGGTCCACCAGTGCTTCCGCCCCATTTGCTGCAGGTCATCCTCAACAAGGACACTCCGCTTTCG TGTGAGCCCACATTGCTTCCGGAACCCAATCATGTGATGCTGAACCACTTGTACGCCTTGTCCATCAAAGACGGTGTGATGGTGCTCAGTGCTACGCACCGCTACCGCAAGAAGTATGTGACCACCTTGCTCTACAAGCCGATTTAG
- the LOC6494818 gene encoding phospholipase ABHD3 isoform X2: protein MFYSMYAYLSNLPRLHVLGMALVAYVVYYLIQVVKRPIIACSDGPFKQYLIRKVPTLENKYWPTFWCVESRAQTVMASLLRSKSLPHVNYRREILPLKDGGEVALDWMEEGCGENAPCILILPGLTGESQAEYIKCLVFAAQQAGMRVVVFNNRGLGGIELKTPRLYCAANCEDLCEVIHHVRRTLPPQCKMGATGISMGGLILGNYLARKSDEARNILSAAKIISVPWDVHKGSASIEKPVINSLLGRHLAGSLCRTLRNHLDIYRDIYQDSDIDIQRILRCKTIKEFDELFTAKQFGYAHVNDYYSDATLHNKLDHISVPLLCLSAADDPFQPLDAIPIKAANQCTHVAIVITARGGHIGFLEGWWPSTKDQYMGRLFTEYFTKALFDEDGEFQHTANKMHERFLAKETVALASSSPLLLDKKLDAGQLDHKMKLM, encoded by the exons ATGTTCTACTCGATGTATGCTTACCTATCCAATCTACCGCGCCTCCATGTCCTGGGCATGGCGTTGGTCGCCTACGTAGTCTACTATCTGATCCAGGTGGTCAAG CGACCGATTATCGCCTGTTCGGACGGCCCGTTCAAACAGTACCTGATCCGTAAGGTGCCCACCCTGGAGAACAAGTACTGGCCCACCTTCTGGTGTGTGGAGAGTCGGGCGCAGACGGTAATGGCGAGCCTGCTGCGCTCGAAAAGTCTGCCGCACGTCAACTACCGCCGCGAGATCTTGCCCCTGAAGGACGGCGGCGAGGTGGCGCTTGACTGGATGGAGGAGGGCTGTGGCGAAAACGCACCCTGCATTCTCATTCTGCCAGGACTCACCGGCGAGTCCCAGGCGGAATACATTAAATGCCTCGTCTTTGCCGCCCAGCAAGCCGGCATGCGGGTTGTGGTTTTCAACAATCGTGGTCTCGGTGGCATTGAATTGAAGACGCCGCGCCTCTACTGCGCAGCCAACTGCGAGGACCTCTGTGAGGTTATCCACCATGTCCGTCGCACCCTGCCGCCCCAATGCAAGATGGGCGCCACGGGTATATCCATGGGTGGCCTAATTCTTGGCAACTATCTGGCGCGCAAGAGCGATGAAGCCAGGAACATCCTGTCAGCGGCCAAGATTATTTCTGTGCCTTGGGACGTCCACAAGGGTAGCGCCAGCATCGAAAAGCCGGTGATCAACAGTCTCCTGGGACGCCACTTGGCCGGAAGTCTTTGTCGGACATTGCGCAACCACCTGGACATCTACAGGGACATATATCAGGACTCGGACATCGATATTCAACGAATTTTACGCTGCAAGACCATTAAGGAGTTCGACGAGCTCTTCACCGCCAAGCAGTTCGGCTATGCCCATGTCAACGACTATTACTCGGACGCCACACTCCACAACAAATTGGACCACATCTCGGTGCCCCTGCTGTGCCTGAGCGCTGCAGACGATCCCTTCCAGCCGCTGGACGCCATCCCCATTAAGGCGGCCAACCAGTGTACTCATGTGGCGATTGTGATCACTGCGCGAGGCGGGCACATCGGTTTCCTTGAGGGCTGGTGGCCGTCAACCAAGGACCAGTACATGGGGCGTCTGTTCACGGAATACTTTACCAAGGCTCTCTTTGACGAGGATGGCGAGTTCCAGCACACTGCCAACAAGATGCACGAGCGCTTCTTGGCCAAGGAGACCGTTGCTCTCGCCTCGTCGTCGCCCCTGTTGCTGGACAAGAAGCTAGATGCCGGCCAGCTGGACCACAAGATGAAGCTAATGTGA
- the LOC6494818 gene encoding phospholipase ABHD3 isoform X1, with product MLGALFRVPSPKVAIIYRGLPEILGTGADVRNLSAGRGVCQQQKPQQQCHQRHHQNLNVLIQIHRPSHRRELLSCSQTRPECSKLSVRNLHSEPVAMFYSMYAYLSNLPRLHVLGMALVAYVVYYLIQVVKRPIIACSDGPFKQYLIRKVPTLENKYWPTFWCVESRAQTVMASLLRSKSLPHVNYRREILPLKDGGEVALDWMEEGCGENAPCILILPGLTGESQAEYIKCLVFAAQQAGMRVVVFNNRGLGGIELKTPRLYCAANCEDLCEVIHHVRRTLPPQCKMGATGISMGGLILGNYLARKSDEARNILSAAKIISVPWDVHKGSASIEKPVINSLLGRHLAGSLCRTLRNHLDIYRDIYQDSDIDIQRILRCKTIKEFDELFTAKQFGYAHVNDYYSDATLHNKLDHISVPLLCLSAADDPFQPLDAIPIKAANQCTHVAIVITARGGHIGFLEGWWPSTKDQYMGRLFTEYFTKALFDEDGEFQHTANKMHERFLAKETVALASSSPLLLDKKLDAGQLDHKMKLM from the exons ATGCTGGGCGCCCTTTTCCGTGTGCCGTCACCAAAGGTGGCCATCATTTACCGTGGCCTGCCCGAGATTCTAGGCACGGGTGCTGATGTCCGCAACTTGTCCGCCGGAAGAGGCGTCTGCCAGCAAcaaaaaccacaacaacaatgtCACCAACGTCACCACCAAAACCTTAACGTCCTCATCCAAATCCACCGACCATCCCACCGACGTGAACTGCT GTCTTGCTCCCAGACCCGGCCGGAGTGTTCCAAATTGTCAGTACGAAACCTGCACTCGGAGCCCGTCGCCATGTTCTACTCGATGTATGCTTACCTATCCAATCTACCGCGCCTCCATGTCCTGGGCATGGCGTTGGTCGCCTACGTAGTCTACTATCTGATCCAGGTGGTCAAG CGACCGATTATCGCCTGTTCGGACGGCCCGTTCAAACAGTACCTGATCCGTAAGGTGCCCACCCTGGAGAACAAGTACTGGCCCACCTTCTGGTGTGTGGAGAGTCGGGCGCAGACGGTAATGGCGAGCCTGCTGCGCTCGAAAAGTCTGCCGCACGTCAACTACCGCCGCGAGATCTTGCCCCTGAAGGACGGCGGCGAGGTGGCGCTTGACTGGATGGAGGAGGGCTGTGGCGAAAACGCACCCTGCATTCTCATTCTGCCAGGACTCACCGGCGAGTCCCAGGCGGAATACATTAAATGCCTCGTCTTTGCCGCCCAGCAAGCCGGCATGCGGGTTGTGGTTTTCAACAATCGTGGTCTCGGTGGCATTGAATTGAAGACGCCGCGCCTCTACTGCGCAGCCAACTGCGAGGACCTCTGTGAGGTTATCCACCATGTCCGTCGCACCCTGCCGCCCCAATGCAAGATGGGCGCCACGGGTATATCCATGGGTGGCCTAATTCTTGGCAACTATCTGGCGCGCAAGAGCGATGAAGCCAGGAACATCCTGTCAGCGGCCAAGATTATTTCTGTGCCTTGGGACGTCCACAAGGGTAGCGCCAGCATCGAAAAGCCGGTGATCAACAGTCTCCTGGGACGCCACTTGGCCGGAAGTCTTTGTCGGACATTGCGCAACCACCTGGACATCTACAGGGACATATATCAGGACTCGGACATCGATATTCAACGAATTTTACGCTGCAAGACCATTAAGGAGTTCGACGAGCTCTTCACCGCCAAGCAGTTCGGCTATGCCCATGTCAACGACTATTACTCGGACGCCACACTCCACAACAAATTGGACCACATCTCGGTGCCCCTGCTGTGCCTGAGCGCTGCAGACGATCCCTTCCAGCCGCTGGACGCCATCCCCATTAAGGCGGCCAACCAGTGTACTCATGTGGCGATTGTGATCACTGCGCGAGGCGGGCACATCGGTTTCCTTGAGGGCTGGTGGCCGTCAACCAAGGACCAGTACATGGGGCGTCTGTTCACGGAATACTTTACCAAGGCTCTCTTTGACGAGGATGGCGAGTTCCAGCACACTGCCAACAAGATGCACGAGCGCTTCTTGGCCAAGGAGACCGTTGCTCTCGCCTCGTCGTCGCCCCTGTTGCTGGACAAGAAGCTAGATGCCGGCCAGCTGGACCACAAGATGAAGCTAATGTGA